Part of the bacterium genome, GCCGGTCCAGTCCAGGCGCGATGCCGGCGTGGGGCGGCGTGCCGTAGGAAAGCCCCTCGAGGAAGAAGCCGAACCGCTCCCGCACCGCCTCCTCGGAAAGCCCCAGTGTGCGGAACACCCGGCGCTGAATCTCCTGGTCGTGGATCCGGGGGCTGCCGGAAGCCATCTCCACCCCGTTTATCACGATGTCGTAGCTCGACGAACGGACCGAGAGCGGGTCGGACTCGAGTTTTTCCAGGTCGTCGGGGTGGGGCATGGTGACGGGGTGGTGGCTCGAGGTGAGGCGCCCCTCGTCGTCGGTCTCGAAGAGCGGAAACTCGACCACCCACAGCACGTCCCAGCGGCCGGGGGGGATGAGCCCCAGCTCGTCGCCGAGGGCCAGGCGCAGGCGGGAGAGGGCGGTGTTGACCCGACTGGTGGGCCCCGCGGCCAGGAGGAGGAGGTCGTCCGGCCCGGCGCCGGAAAGGCGCTGGAGCTCGGAGAGCGCCCCGTCGGTCAGGTACTTCTTGATGCTGGCGTTCCAGGAGCCGTCGGCGGACCATTTGACCCAGATGAGGCCGCCCGCGCCGGCAGACTTGGCGATATTCTCCCAGACGTCCAGGGTCTTGCGGCTGGCCCCGGCCTGACCGGGCACGCGGATCCCGCGCACGCATCCGCCCCCCTCGAGCGCACCTTTTATAAAGGTGAGCTCGGTGCCCTCGAAGGCCTCCGAGAATGTGACCAGCTCCAAGCCGAAGCGGGTGTCCGGCTTGTCGGAACCGAAGCGGTCCATCGCCTCGGCGTAGGTCATCCGCGGCCAGTGGGCGGGGAGCTCCACCCCGAGGAGTTCTGCCCAGAGGTGGCCGAAGAGCCCCTCGGCTACGGCGAACACTTCTTCCACGCCGGCGAAGCTCATCTCCAGGTCGAGCTGGGTGAACTCGACCTGGCGGTCGGCCCGGGCGTCCTCGTCGCGGAAGCAGCGCGCGATCTGGAAGTAGCGGTCCACGCCGGCCACCATCAAAAGCTGCTTGTACATCTGGGGGCTCTGGGGCAGGGCGTAGAACGAGCCGGGGTAGACGCGGCTGGGGACAAGGAAATCCCGGGCTCCCTCGGGGGTGGACCGGGTGAGCATCGGGGTCTCTATTTCGAGGAATCCGGCCTCGGCGAGCCAGTTGCGCATCGTCAGCATGAAGCGGTGACGGAAGCGGAGCATCTCGGCCATGGGGCCGCGTCGCAGGTCCAGGTAGCGGTACCGGAGCCGGAGCTCCTCGTTCACGGGCGCCTCGTCGGAGATGGGGAAGGGGAGGGGCTTGGCGGGGGAGAGCAGCTCCAGCTCGTCCACCAGGACCTCGACCTCGCCGGTGGGCTGGTCGGTGCGGACCTGGTCCGCGGGCCGGAGCCGGACGGTGCCGCGCAGAACCACGACGTACTCCGGGTGGCAGCCGGCGGCTATCCGGCCGGCCTCGGGGGCGTGCTCGGGGTCGGCGACGATCTGGCTCTCGCCGTAGCGGTCCCAGAGACGGATGAATACGATGCCGCCCAGGTCGCGCACGTGGCGCACCCAGCCGCACAGGGTGACCGTTTTCCCCAGGTCGGCGGCGGAGATGCCCCCGCAGGTGTGGGTGCGTCCGGTGTAATCGAGTGCCAAAACCGCTCCTTCACCAATTCCTAGAGGAGACAAGGGGTTTAACCGAGCGAAGCGAGCTACGCCTCTAGCGAAACCCCTTGCCCTCATTAGCCGAACCCGGCGGATGTTACCAGATACCGTGTTCGCAGTCCAGCGTCTCAAGTGATGAGAACGCGCTCGATGAGGGGCGTCCCCGGCGCCTGGTTTTTACTTGACACGGGTACCCGACTGTATTACCTTTAACTATGCTTGCATAGACTGCGAGGGCACGCCGGAATGGGGTACCGTCTGCCCCGGTTGGGGGTTATCCGTCGGGCCCGAGGGTGTCGTTAGAGGATCCCCACGAGATTTCATCTTTACTTCTTCCGATGATACTTGGTACGCTGAACCCCGTAACTTGACGAGGGAGGGTTGTTAATGAAATGCACTAAGGCGGCCCTGGCCCTCTGCGTCTGCCTGGTGATTGTCGCGCCCGTCCTGGCCGGCAACACGGCGCAGATATCCGGCATCATCGCGGACGAAAGTGGAATGCCAATCGCTTTCGCCACGATCCGGATCGAGGGCACGGACATCCACGCCACCTCCGACGAGGACGGGTACTTCTCCCGGAGTGACGTCCCACCCGGACAGTACAACGTGACCTGCTCGGCTCCCGGGTACGTGGACTTCACCTACGTCGAGATCCCCTTCCTCACAGACATGCGGCGCAACGTCAACTTCACGATGAAGCGCCCCGATGCGGAAACGGTGCTGACCATCACGGTCCACGCCGAACACCGCCTGATCGAACCCAGCCTGACGACCTCCATTGACTACATCACCGCCGAGGACATCGAGCAGCTCCCGGCGGACAGCTTCTACGATCTGATGGCGAACGAGGCAGGCGTCACAAACGACGACGGCTTCATGCACGTCCGCGGCGGCCGCGCCACTGAGATCACCTACATGGTGGACGACATGCCGATCCTGGATGCCGTCACCGGGTATGCCGCCTCCAGCGTCAACAACTCCGCCATCGCCGAGATGGCCATCATCTCGGGGACCTTCTCCGCGGAGTACGGCAACGCCCAGTCCGCCGTTATCAACATCACCACGAAGGCGGGCAGCACCAAGACTTACGAGGGGATGATCCGGTTCCGTCAGGAGGTCTTGCAGACCACCAAGGAATTCGGCTCCGAGAAGGTGCTGGAGTCCACCGGTCAGCCCGACTGGAATTCCGTACCCATCTCCTGGACCACCCGGACCCGCCAGGGACGTTTCTGGAAAGGCGAGGGGTCCGTCGGCGGCCCGCTGGGCAGCTTCATGACCTTCTTCCTCTCCGGCGACTACACCACGACCGGAACCCAGTTGATCATGCCGCGGCCCCGCTGGGAGTACAACGCACAGAGCAAACTCCGCTTCAACTTCTCCCCGGACATGTCGTTTACCCTCTCCGGCTCCCTGAACCAGCTCTATCGCCCCCTCTTCGACGTCCAGTACCAGTACACGCTGGACAACATGTACCACTCGTGGCGCGACACGTACCAGATTTCAGGCATGTGGAAACACATGATCAACGAGAAGACCTACTACACCATCCGCGCCAATTATTTCAACTCCTGGAGCCACTTCGGCGTCCGCTGGGGCGACGATGATTGGCATTGGGAGAACGATCCGAATAGCCCCGGCCAGCAGATCCAGGTCTGGAACAACGGCGACTCCTGGGGCAGTCACCAGATCGGCGACATGAAGTGGTGGGAAGACTACGACACCGATTGGCAGCAGGCCGGCCCGACGGCTGGTTCTACACCAAGGGTGACATGCGCATCTGGGAAACCCGCAAGGAGCAGATCTGGACCGGCAAGGGCGACTTCACCACCGAGCTCGACGAGCACAACCTGATCAAGGCCGGCCTGGAATACACCAACTACGACGTGGATCTCTTCCAGCGCCAGCCCCTGTCCTCCAACACCTACGGCGATAAATACCACGTCTTCCCGTGGCAGGGTGCTTTGTACGTACAGGACAAGATGGACTACTCCGAGATGATCATCAACCTGGGCCTGCGCTTCGACTACTTCGATCCCAACACCGACTACCCCGAGAATCCGATGGATTCCCAGGACTCCGATCCCGATTCGCAGTACGAGACCTTCCAGGACATCCCCCGGGTGGACGCCGAGCCCAAGTACCAGCTCTCGCCGCGCCTGGGCATCGCCCATCCGATCTCGGAGTTCGACAAGCTCCACTTCTCTTACGGGCACTTCTTCCAGATGCCGGCCTTCCGCTACATCTACATGGGTAACTACGAGAAGCCGGCCGGCGCTTACCCGATCTTTGGAAACCCGGACCTGAAGCCCGAGAAGACCATCTCCTACGAAATCGGCGTCCAGCACCTGTTCACCAAATCGGTCCTCCTGGACGTCACCGGTTTCTACAAGGACGTCTCCGGGCAGCTCGACACCATCCGCTACGATCACCCCCTGGGCCTCTGGAACTACACCCGGACGACCAACTCCGACTGGGGTAATGTCCGCGGCGTAGAAATCGTTGTGGACGGCACCTGGACCGACTGGTTCAGCTCGAAGATAGCCTACACCTACTCCATCGCCCGGGGCCTGTCGTCGGATTGGCGACAGGGGTACGACTACTCGTACTACGGCTGGAACCTCCCGCTGGAAGCCAACCTGTTGGACTGGGACGTGACCCACACCGTCAACCTGATGCTCGACTTCCGTGACGCCGACACGTGGGGCGCCAACCTGAACTTCAGCTTCGGCTCCGGCACGCCGTACTCGCCTCCCACCGAGCAGGGCGCACAAAAGAAGATAAACGCCGAACGCATGCCCTGGTCCATGAACCTGGACGCCAAGGTCAACTACAACATCAACATGTGGGGCATGCAGTTCCAGCTCTTCGTCGAGGCGCTCAACATCTTCGACCGCTGGAACGTGACCAACCTGGGACCCGACGAGGGCACGGGCGGTAACCGCGACTGGACGGCTTTCTACTATCTCTACGGTGACGCGAATGGACCGTGGGACGACGTGAACGTCTACGACGAGCCCTTCCAGCTCCGTGTTGGCGGCAGCATCTCCTTCTAGACAACAGAGGTCGGGGTCGAACCGTCGGCCCCGACCTACCCTGGATATGCCAAAGGCATTACCCAGTTTGTCGTAAACATTCACCGTTCTGGAGCAAGGAGGAAATCTCCGTGAAGCTGAAACTTAAAATAGGCCTTTTAGCCTTTGCCCTGGCGGCCTTCGTCGTGGGGGTGGTGACGGTCGGTTCCAACGGTGTGACGGCCCGCTCGCTCACCACGGTGGAACCGGACTCAAACTACCGTATCATGACCTTCACCCACAACATCGGCAACTTCGGCAACGTGGTGTTCAACTGCAACAATATCGGCTCGGGCGGCGTGGTCCCCAACGGCGAGTGGCCTCTCGGTTCGGGCGTTGAATACAACTACACCGGCTCGATGTGGTTCGGCAACCAGGAGACCGTCATCCACGTCTACCACGTGATGAGTGAACTCGACTGGTATCCGAAGTCGCCGATCTACAATACCGACCCCGGCACGGCCTTCCCGCTCCCCTCGTCCTTCGGGCCGCAAGAGGGCACCGACTACAGCTGGATGAGCGAGTACTGGCGCACCAACGTTCCATCGCGCGTCTCGGACCAGGACGGCCACTGGTACATGACCGATGAAGGCTCGCCGATCATCATCGGGCTCGAGGTAGTCGCCCAGTCCATGGGCTGGAGCGCCCCGGGTCACGACGAGTGGCTCACCGTCTACTACTTCATGCGCTACGTGGGCGCGGCTCCGCTCGATCCCCAGA contains:
- a CDS encoding TonB-dependent receptor; protein product: MKCTKAALALCVCLVIVAPVLAGNTAQISGIIADESGMPIAFATIRIEGTDIHATSDEDGYFSRSDVPPGQYNVTCSAPGYVDFTYVEIPFLTDMRRNVNFTMKRPDAETVLTITVHAEHRLIEPSLTTSIDYITAEDIEQLPADSFYDLMANEAGVTNDDGFMHVRGGRATEITYMVDDMPILDAVTGYAASSVNNSAIAEMAIISGTFSAEYGNAQSAVINITTKAGSTKTYEGMIRFRQEVLQTTKEFGSEKVLESTGQPDWNSVPISWTTRTRQGRFWKGEGSVGGPLGSFMTFFLSGDYTTTGTQLIMPRPRWEYNAQSKLRFNFSPDMSFTLSGSLNQLYRPLFDVQYQYTLDNMYHSWRDTYQISGMWKHMINEKTYYTIRANYFNSWSHFGVRWGDDDWHWENDPNSPGQQIQVWNNGDSWGSHQIGDMKWWEDYDTDWQQAGPTAGSTPRVTCASGKPARSRSGPARATSPPSSTSTT
- the aspS gene encoding aspartate--tRNA ligase; its protein translation is MALDYTGRTHTCGGISAADLGKTVTLCGWVRHVRDLGGIVFIRLWDRYGESQIVADPEHAPEAGRIAAGCHPEYVVVLRGTVRLRPADQVRTDQPTGEVEVLVDELELLSPAKPLPFPISDEAPVNEELRLRYRYLDLRRGPMAEMLRFRHRFMLTMRNWLAEAGFLEIETPMLTRSTPEGARDFLVPSRVYPGSFYALPQSPQMYKQLLMVAGVDRYFQIARCFRDEDARADRQVEFTQLDLEMSFAGVEEVFAVAEGLFGHLWAELLGVELPAHWPRMTYAEAMDRFGSDKPDTRFGLELVTFSEAFEGTELTFIKGALEGGGCVRGIRVPGQAGASRKTLDVWENIAKSAGAGGLIWVKWSADGSWNASIKKYLTDGALSELQRLSGAGPDDLLLLAAGPTSRVNTALSRLRLALGDELGLIPPGRWDVLWVVEFPLFETDDEGRLTSSHHPVTMPHPDDLEKLESDPLSVRSSSYDIVINGVEMASGSPRIHDQEIQRRVFRTLGLSEEAVRERFGFFLEGLSYGTPPHAGIAPGLDRLIALMLGRENIREVIPFPKTLRAYDPLTDAPAAVDPAQLAELGLRVDDGSKKIARGGDEGTQSS
- a CDS encoding TonB-dependent receptor, whose protein sequence is MRIWETRKEQIWTGKGDFTTELDEHNLIKAGLEYTNYDVDLFQRQPLSSNTYGDKYHVFPWQGALYVQDKMDYSEMIINLGLRFDYFDPNTDYPENPMDSQDSDPDSQYETFQDIPRVDAEPKYQLSPRLGIAHPISEFDKLHFSYGHFFQMPAFRYIYMGNYEKPAGAYPIFGNPDLKPEKTISYEIGVQHLFTKSVLLDVTGFYKDVSGQLDTIRYDHPLGLWNYTRTTNSDWGNVRGVEIVVDGTWTDWFSSKIAYTYSIARGLSSDWRQGYDYSYYGWNLPLEANLLDWDVTHTVNLMLDFRDADTWGANLNFSFGSGTPYSPPTEQGAQKKINAERMPWSMNLDAKVNYNINMWGMQFQLFVEALNIFDRWNVTNLGPDEGTGGNRDWTAFYYLYGDANGPWDDVNVYDEPFQLRVGGSISF